A stretch of Acidovorax sp. RAC01 DNA encodes these proteins:
- a CDS encoding NADPH:quinone oxidoreductase family protein, translated as MHAWLCTDPTGVDALNWTELPTPTPKAGEVLIEIKAASLNFPDLLIVQNKYQMKPPLPFVPGSEYAGVVAAVGEGVKHLQVGQNVACLSGTGGFGTHTLAPAALCMPLPDGFSHVDAAAFIMIYATSHHALVDRAQLKAGETVLVLGAAGGVGTAAIQIAKAMGARVIAAASSDEKCALCTSIGANAVINYSKENLREAIKALTDGKGPDVIYDPVGGDFAEPAFRSIAWRGRYLVVGFASGPIPALPFNLALLKGASIVGVFWGDFAKREPKANATMMAELAQWYAQGKIKPVIDRTMPMAELPAAYAHMGSRGVMGKLVMVN; from the coding sequence ATGCACGCTTGGCTTTGCACAGACCCCACGGGCGTCGACGCACTCAACTGGACAGAACTGCCCACCCCGACCCCGAAGGCCGGCGAAGTGCTCATCGAGATCAAGGCCGCCAGCCTGAACTTTCCCGACCTGCTGATCGTGCAGAACAAGTACCAGATGAAGCCGCCGCTGCCCTTTGTGCCGGGCTCCGAATATGCGGGGGTGGTGGCTGCCGTGGGCGAAGGCGTCAAGCACCTGCAGGTGGGCCAGAACGTGGCCTGCCTCTCGGGCACGGGTGGCTTTGGTACGCACACCCTTGCGCCTGCTGCGCTCTGCATGCCTTTGCCGGACGGTTTCTCGCATGTGGATGCGGCCGCATTCATCATGATCTACGCCACGTCGCACCATGCGCTGGTCGACCGTGCCCAGCTCAAGGCCGGGGAGACGGTGCTGGTGCTGGGCGCTGCCGGCGGCGTAGGTACAGCCGCCATCCAGATTGCCAAGGCCATGGGCGCTCGGGTGATTGCGGCGGCCTCCAGCGACGAGAAATGCGCGCTGTGCACCTCCATCGGGGCCAACGCGGTCATCAATTACTCGAAGGAAAACCTGCGCGAAGCCATCAAGGCGCTGACCGACGGCAAGGGCCCGGACGTGATCTATGACCCCGTGGGCGGCGACTTTGCCGAGCCGGCCTTCCGTTCCATCGCCTGGCGCGGCCGCTACCTGGTGGTGGGCTTTGCTTCGGGCCCCATTCCCGCCCTGCCGTTCAATCTGGCATTGCTCAAGGGCGCGTCCATCGTGGGCGTGTTCTGGGGCGACTTCGCCAAGCGCGAACCCAAGGCCAACGCCACCATGATGGCCGAGTTGGCCCAGTGGTATGCCCAGGGCAAGATCAAGCCCGTGATCGACCGCACCATGCCCATGGCCGAACTGCCGGCCGCCTATGCCCATATGGGATCGCGCGGGGTGATGGGCAAATTAGTGATGGTGAACTGA
- the surE gene encoding 5'/3'-nucleotidase SurE encodes MKILISNDDGFQAPGIVALHDALKTLPGVEVEVVAPEHNNSAKSNALTLHSPLYVHKAANGFRYVNGTPADCVHIALTGLLGYRPDLVVSGINNGANMGDDTIYSGTVGAAMEGYLFGIPAIAFSQVDKGWGELDAAAAKAREIVAQMHAQSLIGETPWLLNVNIPNMPLAAMQPIKLCRLGRRHAAERVIVQESPRGEAMYWIGGAGAAKDDAEGTDFHATAQGHVSITPLKVDLTDHDNLGYWAQTASAIASGAAAAPAA; translated from the coding sequence ATGAAAATCCTGATTTCCAACGACGACGGTTTCCAGGCGCCCGGCATCGTCGCGCTGCACGACGCGCTCAAGACGCTGCCCGGCGTCGAGGTCGAGGTGGTGGCCCCCGAGCACAACAACAGCGCCAAGTCGAACGCGCTCACCCTGCACTCGCCGCTGTATGTGCACAAGGCGGCCAACGGTTTTCGCTACGTGAACGGCACCCCGGCCGACTGCGTGCACATTGCGCTGACCGGGCTTTTGGGCTACCGGCCCGACCTGGTGGTCTCGGGCATCAACAACGGTGCCAACATGGGGGACGACACCATCTATTCAGGCACCGTGGGCGCGGCCATGGAAGGCTACCTGTTCGGCATCCCGGCCATTGCGTTTTCACAGGTGGACAAGGGCTGGGGCGAGCTGGATGCGGCTGCAGCCAAGGCGCGCGAGATCGTCGCGCAGATGCACGCCCAGAGCCTGATCGGTGAAACCCCCTGGCTCCTGAATGTGAACATCCCCAACATGCCGCTCGCGGCCATGCAGCCCATCAAGTTGTGTCGCCTGGGACGGCGCCACGCGGCAGAGCGCGTGATCGTGCAGGAAAGCCCCCGCGGCGAGGCCATGTACTGGATCGGTGGCGCGGGTGCGGCCAAGGACGATGCCGAAGGCACCGACTTTCATGCCACGGCGCAGGGCCACGTGTCGATCACGCCGTTGAAGGTGGACCTGACCGACCACGACAACCTGGGCTACTGGGCCCAGACAGCGTCGGCCATTGCTTCCGGGGCGGCAGCCGCCCCGGCTGCGTAA
- a CDS encoding protein-L-isoaspartate(D-aspartate) O-methyltransferase, whose translation MQRRPGFPARLPGAAAPAPVRAAAVPAAASAVPSGVGLDSAAVRARMVSKLAAGGITSAAVLQAMAAVERHRFVDSALVNQAYEDTSLPIGLAQTISKPSVVARMCELLLGAESARAQGLGRVLEIGTGCGYQAAVLSHLAREVYTVERLRALHDKARHNLRPFRLANVHLLLGDGMVGYAKGAPYAAIISAAGGEAVPQEWCDQLAVGGRLVAPMAVASGQQMLLVIDKTPHGLKQNVLEPVHFVPLKSGIA comes from the coding sequence ATGCAGCGGCGCCCCGGCTTCCCTGCGCGCCTGCCGGGTGCCGCCGCGCCAGCGCCGGTGCGTGCAGCCGCAGTACCCGCGGCAGCGTCGGCTGTGCCGTCAGGCGTGGGGCTGGATTCGGCTGCGGTGCGCGCGCGCATGGTCAGCAAACTGGCGGCGGGCGGCATCACGTCGGCTGCAGTGCTGCAGGCCATGGCCGCGGTGGAGCGGCACCGTTTTGTGGACAGTGCACTGGTGAATCAGGCGTACGAGGACACCAGCCTTCCCATCGGGTTGGCGCAGACGATTTCCAAGCCCAGCGTGGTGGCACGCATGTGCGAGCTGCTGCTGGGTGCCGAGTCGGCTCGGGCCCAGGGACTGGGTCGTGTACTGGAAATCGGAACCGGCTGTGGTTATCAGGCGGCTGTGCTCAGCCACCTGGCCCGCGAGGTGTACACGGTGGAGCGCCTCCGTGCGCTGCACGATAAGGCGCGCCACAACCTGCGGCCGTTTCGGCTGGCCAATGTGCATCTTTTGCTGGGCGACGGCATGGTGGGCTACGCCAAGGGCGCGCCGTACGCCGCCATCATTTCGGCCGCCGGCGGGGAGGCTGTGCCGCAGGAGTGGTGTGACCAGCTGGCCGTGGGTGGCCGTCTGGTGGCCCCCATGGCGGTGGCCAGCGGGCAGCAGATGTTGCTTGTGATCGACAAAACCCCGCACGGATTGAAACAAAACGTGCTCGAGCCCGTGCATTTTGTCCCCCTAAAATCGGGGATTGCCTAA
- a CDS encoding peptidoglycan DD-metalloendopeptidase family protein: MFASRGLVVGLTVALAGLALTGCGTRLNRAPVEDRGTSTSAAPAAPAASHSGEVVVTPVKPLPGAENAGKPGYYTVKQGDTLIRIGLESGQSWKDIARWNNLENANLIEVGQVLRVLPPPPPSQAVASDTGVVTRPVTSSPVAAGAAPGPASAPLSAASGAKPAASATAAPAAAPAPAAAAPAAAGDDDLGFIWPASGSLIAGFDEARNKGYDIAGKAGDPVLAAADGRVVYAGAGLRGYGNLVILKHNNTFLTAYAHNQTLLVKEDQAVRKGQKIAEMGSTDADRVKLHFEIRRQGKPVDPSRYLPAR; encoded by the coding sequence ATGTTCGCATCGCGTGGTCTTGTGGTCGGGTTGACTGTTGCACTGGCGGGCCTTGCGCTCACCGGTTGTGGCACCCGTCTGAACAGGGCACCAGTGGAAGATCGAGGCACATCCACCTCTGCAGCTCCGGCAGCGCCTGCGGCGTCGCACAGCGGCGAGGTTGTCGTCACTCCCGTCAAGCCTTTGCCAGGCGCCGAGAATGCTGGCAAGCCCGGCTACTACACCGTCAAGCAGGGGGATACCCTCATTCGCATCGGGCTCGAATCAGGTCAGAGCTGGAAAGACATTGCCCGGTGGAACAACCTGGAAAACGCCAACCTGATCGAGGTGGGTCAGGTGTTGCGCGTGCTGCCACCGCCGCCCCCATCGCAGGCGGTGGCTTCTGATACGGGGGTGGTGACGCGTCCGGTGACATCGTCGCCAGTGGCCGCTGGTGCAGCGCCTGGTCCTGCGAGCGCTCCCCTGTCAGCAGCCAGCGGTGCCAAGCCTGCTGCATCTGCCACGGCAGCGCCCGCTGCTGCGCCAGCACCCGCCGCTGCAGCGCCTGCTGCTGCGGGCGACGACGACCTGGGGTTCATCTGGCCGGCTTCGGGCTCGCTGATTGCCGGTTTTGACGAGGCCCGCAACAAGGGCTATGACATCGCCGGCAAGGCTGGCGACCCGGTGCTGGCCGCTGCGGACGGGCGCGTTGTGTACGCAGGTGCCGGCCTTCGCGGGTATGGCAACCTGGTGATCCTCAAACACAACAACACCTTCCTCACCGCTTATGCGCACAACCAGACGTTGCTGGTGAAGGAAGACCAGGCGGTGCGCAAGGGGCAGAAAATCGCCGAGATGGGCAGCACCGACGCAGACAGGGTGAAGCTGCACTTCGAGATCCGCCGCCAGGGCAAGCCGGTGGACCCCTCGCGCTACCTGCCCGCACGTTGA
- a CDS encoding RluA family pseudouridine synthase: MEDWAEEESEEPADAGGSELRSMTMGEAQHGQRLDRALADLVPELSRSYLQQLMALGCVTLQGRPATKASTKVKVGDQATLEMRPTLQSQAFRPEAMALDIVYEDEHLLIVNKPAGLVVHPAPGNWSGTLLNGLLARDTKALLVPRAGIVHRLDKDTSGLMVVARDRATMDALVALIAARKVQRQYVALAHGAWTGQKSVTVDAPIGRDPRNRLRMAVVDLALHVGKTARTDVRLLDGADQGCWVQCTLHTGRTHQIRVHMAMLRHPLVGDTLYGGAPLEGMQRQALHAFRLAFDHPVSGAPLEFFAPVPADMRDALALWGLSYNLA; the protein is encoded by the coding sequence CTGGAGGATTGGGCCGAGGAAGAGTCCGAGGAGCCGGCAGACGCAGGTGGCAGTGAACTCCGTTCCATGACGATGGGCGAGGCCCAGCACGGGCAGCGGCTGGACCGCGCACTGGCCGACCTCGTCCCCGAGCTGTCGCGCAGCTACCTGCAGCAGCTGATGGCGCTGGGTTGCGTGACCTTGCAGGGCCGCCCTGCAACCAAGGCGTCTACCAAGGTCAAGGTGGGCGATCAGGCGACGCTGGAGATGCGGCCTACGCTGCAGAGCCAGGCCTTCCGTCCGGAAGCCATGGCACTGGACATCGTCTATGAGGACGAGCATCTGCTGATCGTGAACAAGCCCGCCGGGCTGGTTGTGCACCCTGCTCCGGGGAACTGGAGCGGCACGCTGCTCAACGGGCTGCTGGCGCGTGACACCAAGGCCTTGCTCGTGCCGCGCGCTGGCATCGTGCACCGGCTCGACAAAGACACGAGCGGCCTGATGGTCGTGGCCCGCGATCGCGCGACCATGGATGCGCTGGTCGCCCTCATCGCAGCGCGCAAGGTGCAACGCCAGTATGTGGCGCTGGCGCATGGCGCTTGGACCGGTCAGAAATCGGTGACGGTAGACGCGCCGATCGGCCGCGACCCCAGGAACCGGCTGCGTATGGCGGTGGTCGATCTGGCGTTGCACGTGGGCAAGACGGCCCGTACTGACGTGCGGCTGCTCGATGGTGCAGATCAGGGCTGCTGGGTGCAGTGCACGCTGCACACTGGGCGCACCCATCAGATACGGGTTCACATGGCAATGCTCCGACATCCGCTGGTGGGCGATACCCTGTACGGCGGGGCGCCGCTGGAAGGCATGCAGCGCCAGGCGCTTCACGCGTTCCGGCTTGCCTTTGATCATCCTGTCTCGGGCGCGCCCCTGGAGTTCTTTGCACCGGTGCCCGCCGACATGCGTGACGCGTTGGCTTTGTGGGGCCTCAGCTACAATCTGGCGTAA
- the scpB gene encoding SMC-Scp complex subunit ScpB, translating to MNTVDAKRVLETALICAPQPVPVRELRVLFRDALGSDTIKLLLQDLQLEWSQRGVELVQVASGWRFQSRPEMREYLDRLHPEKPPRYSRATMETLAIIAYRQPVTRGGIEDIRGVTVNSLIIKQLEDRGWVEVIGHRETVGRPSLFATTRQFLDDMGLQSLDQLPVLDDPSGSANALEAMAAAAQGVIEPEPEPEVAAAAGDVQGGATASLTDGALFENAETELRNDDTNTDTPGGIEGTT from the coding sequence ATGAACACGGTGGATGCCAAGAGGGTCCTCGAAACCGCGCTGATCTGCGCCCCGCAGCCCGTACCCGTGCGGGAGCTGCGCGTCCTGTTCCGGGACGCACTGGGTTCCGACACGATCAAGCTGTTGTTGCAGGATCTTCAGCTCGAGTGGTCACAGCGCGGGGTCGAACTGGTGCAGGTGGCCAGCGGATGGCGCTTCCAGAGCCGACCAGAGATGCGCGAGTACCTGGACCGGCTTCATCCCGAGAAGCCACCGCGGTACTCGCGGGCCACGATGGAAACGTTGGCGATCATTGCGTACCGCCAGCCGGTCACCCGGGGGGGCATCGAAGATATCCGGGGCGTGACCGTGAACAGTCTCATCATCAAGCAGCTGGAGGATCGCGGCTGGGTGGAGGTCATCGGGCACCGCGAAACGGTTGGGCGGCCATCGCTGTTTGCCACCACGCGGCAGTTTCTGGACGATATGGGCCTGCAGTCGCTCGACCAGCTGCCGGTGCTGGACGATCCGTCGGGCAGCGCGAATGCGCTGGAAGCCATGGCAGCCGCCGCACAGGGCGTCATAGAGCCTGAGCCCGAGCCAGAAGTTGCAGCTGCGGCCGGCGATGTGCAGGGCGGCGCGACGGCTTCGTTGACGGACGGGGCACTTTTTGAAAACGCGGAGACTGAGCTTCGCAACGACGATACGAACACTGATACCCCAGGTGGTATCGAGGGAACTACTTGA
- a CDS encoding pseudouridine synthase: MNDSASDAPAGQPHPAEVDAALVPKKAPAKRAPRKKAEPVPDDGDPTDEIPALAAGMPEAVSEKVLVTPAADTQVEASAEDGQATPVVESVRQPRTHGDRAPRAQARGRDGRAEAPRPKADGAGKRRPAPVVEGYHFEDVVSGRFDEDETSPEAVPAKRVLLPQVETPKLHKVLAQAGLGSRLEMEQLILEGRISVNNEPAHIGQRIQFGDQVKVNGKPIRYRIDPPPARVIAYHKPVGEVVTHDDPQNRPTVFRKLPRLMQGKWQSVGRLDLNTEGLLLFTSSGELANKLMHPRFGLEREYAVRVLGALSNEEKQRLLDGVRLDDGMASFGSIEDGGGEGSNCWYRVTISEGRNREVRRMLEAVGHAVSRLIRIRYGAMMLPRGLKRGAWLELDDSDIRALVQAASAGRANALPSEVGQAARQGTEGRSGGRSGDRGRGGQRSGGGGFRRDGAPGQPGAARGNKPRRDGMPQGQGARGKGAGNADRPRSAQPDPMKTSVGYIGVDSLSRHRQDAKKRPPGGPRRGGGR, translated from the coding sequence ATGAACGATTCAGCCTCCGATGCGCCGGCAGGACAGCCGCACCCCGCAGAAGTTGATGCCGCTCTGGTGCCGAAGAAGGCGCCGGCCAAACGCGCCCCGCGCAAGAAGGCGGAGCCGGTGCCGGATGATGGCGATCCAACGGATGAGATACCGGCACTCGCGGCTGGCATGCCAGAGGCAGTGAGTGAAAAGGTGTTGGTCACACCTGCTGCGGATACGCAGGTGGAGGCGAGTGCCGAGGATGGTCAGGCGACCCCAGTTGTCGAATCGGTACGGCAGCCCCGGACGCACGGAGATCGCGCACCGCGCGCTCAGGCGCGGGGTCGTGACGGCCGGGCAGAGGCCCCGCGCCCGAAAGCCGATGGGGCTGGAAAGCGCAGGCCTGCGCCGGTGGTAGAGGGCTATCACTTTGAAGATGTGGTGTCAGGCCGGTTCGACGAGGATGAAACATCCCCCGAGGCTGTCCCGGCAAAGCGCGTGCTTTTGCCCCAGGTGGAAACTCCCAAGCTGCACAAAGTGCTCGCTCAGGCAGGTCTGGGTTCGCGCCTTGAGATGGAACAGCTCATTCTTGAAGGGCGCATCTCGGTCAACAACGAACCCGCCCATATTGGCCAGCGCATCCAGTTTGGCGACCAGGTCAAGGTCAATGGCAAGCCGATCCGATACCGTATCGACCCACCGCCAGCCCGTGTGATCGCGTATCACAAGCCTGTGGGTGAGGTGGTCACGCACGACGACCCGCAAAACCGACCGACGGTGTTCCGCAAGCTGCCCAGGCTCATGCAGGGCAAGTGGCAGTCGGTAGGGCGGCTGGACCTCAATACTGAAGGCTTGCTTCTGTTCACCAGTTCGGGTGAGCTGGCCAACAAGCTCATGCATCCCCGCTTTGGCTTGGAGCGCGAGTACGCGGTGCGTGTGCTGGGTGCGCTGAGCAACGAAGAAAAGCAGCGGCTGCTTGACGGCGTCCGGCTTGATGACGGCATGGCGTCGTTCGGCTCCATTGAAGACGGTGGCGGCGAGGGGTCGAATTGCTGGTATCGCGTCACGATTTCCGAGGGGCGCAATCGTGAAGTGCGCCGCATGCTGGAGGCCGTGGGCCACGCGGTCAGTCGCCTGATCCGCATCCGCTATGGCGCCATGATGTTGCCCCGTGGCCTGAAGCGCGGCGCATGGCTTGAACTGGACGACAGTGACATCCGTGCGCTTGTACAGGCTGCGAGCGCGGGGCGTGCAAATGCCCTCCCATCCGAAGTCGGGCAGGCGGCGCGACAGGGTACGGAGGGTCGATCGGGGGGGCGTTCGGGCGATCGCGGGCGTGGCGGTCAGCGTTCGGGTGGTGGTGGCTTCCGTCGCGATGGCGCCCCGGGGCAACCGGGAGCAGCGCGTGGCAATAAGCCGCGCCGCGATGGCATGCCCCAGGGGCAGGGAGCACGCGGCAAGGGTGCCGGTAACGCGGACAGGCCGCGGTCTGCCCAGCCAGACCCGATGAAGACTTCGGTGGGTTACATCGGCGTGGACAGCCTCTCGCGACACCGTCAGGACGCCAAGAAGCGCCCGCCCGGTGGCCCCCGCCGTGGGGGCGGCCGTTGA
- the ndk gene encoding nucleoside-diphosphate kinase, which yields MAIERTLSIIKPDAVAKNVIGQIYARFEAAGLKVVAARMAHLSRLEAEQFYAVHKERPFFKDLVDFMISGPVMIQALEGENAILKNRELMGATDPKKAEAGTIRADFADSIDANAVHGSDAAETAQAEVAFFFPGMNVYSR from the coding sequence ATGGCAATCGAACGCACTCTCTCCATCATCAAGCCTGACGCAGTGGCCAAGAACGTCATCGGCCAGATCTATGCCCGTTTTGAAGCTGCCGGCCTGAAGGTTGTGGCTGCGCGCATGGCTCACCTGTCGCGACTGGAAGCCGAGCAGTTCTACGCAGTGCACAAAGAGCGTCCTTTCTTCAAGGATCTGGTGGATTTCATGATCTCCGGTCCGGTGATGATTCAGGCGCTGGAAGGTGAAAACGCCATCCTTAAGAACCGCGAACTGATGGGCGCCACTGACCCCAAGAAGGCAGAAGCGGGCACGATCCGCGCTGACTTTGCTGACAGCATTGACGCGAACGCTGTGCACGGCTCCGACGCTGCAGAAACCGCCCAGGCAGAAGTCGCATTCTTCTTCCCTGGCATGAACGTCTACTCGCGTTGA
- the rlmN gene encoding 23S rRNA (adenine(2503)-C(2))-methyltransferase RlmN, whose product MTTTNLLEFDLDGLAAFCERLGEKRFRATQLFRWIHQRGASDFDAMSDLAKSLREKLKGCAHVRALPVVSEHVSSDGTVKWLFDVGDGNAVESVFIPEDDRGTLCISSQAGCAVGCRFCSTGHQGFSRNLTTGEIIAQLWFAEHSLRKRLRADERVISNVVMMGMGEPLQNYSALVPALKAMLDDHGYGLSRRRVTVSTSGVVPMIDRLGNDCPVALAVSLHAPNDPLRDNLVPLNRKYPLAELLEACNRYLEHAPRDFITFEYCMLDGVNDQPEHAEELIRLVKPGGRVGVRCKFNLIPFNPFPASGLLRSPQNRVLAFAKVLGDAGIVTTVRKTRGDDIDAACGQLAGDVKDRTRAAERMAKQRTIPIKPEA is encoded by the coding sequence ATGACCACGACGAATCTTCTGGAGTTTGATCTCGACGGCCTCGCAGCCTTTTGCGAGCGGCTGGGCGAGAAGCGTTTTCGAGCCACGCAGCTTTTCCGCTGGATTCATCAGCGGGGAGCCAGCGACTTCGACGCAATGAGCGACCTTGCCAAGAGCTTGCGCGAGAAGCTCAAGGGGTGTGCACATGTACGGGCGCTGCCTGTGGTGTCCGAACATGTGTCTTCGGACGGCACGGTGAAGTGGCTGTTCGATGTGGGCGATGGCAACGCGGTCGAGTCCGTGTTCATCCCTGAGGACGACCGCGGCACCCTGTGCATTTCGTCGCAGGCCGGTTGTGCTGTGGGCTGCCGGTTTTGCTCCACAGGGCACCAGGGCTTCAGCCGCAACTTGACTACGGGTGAGATCATTGCCCAGTTGTGGTTCGCAGAGCACTCGCTGCGCAAGCGCCTCAGGGCGGACGAGCGAGTCATTTCCAATGTGGTGATGATGGGAATGGGTGAGCCGCTGCAGAATTACTCGGCACTCGTACCGGCCCTCAAGGCGATGCTGGACGACCATGGATATGGTCTGTCGCGCAGGCGGGTGACCGTTTCCACTTCTGGCGTAGTTCCGATGATCGACCGGCTCGGCAACGACTGCCCGGTGGCGCTGGCTGTATCCCTGCATGCGCCCAATGATCCACTACGCGACAACCTTGTTCCGCTGAACCGCAAGTACCCGTTGGCTGAATTGCTGGAGGCCTGCAACCGGTATCTGGAGCACGCTCCACGGGACTTCATCACGTTTGAATACTGCATGCTCGATGGCGTGAATGACCAACCGGAGCATGCCGAGGAACTGATCAGGCTGGTAAAGCCTGGTGGGCGTGTGGGCGTACGCTGCAAGTTCAACCTTATTCCTTTCAATCCCTTTCCTGCGTCGGGTCTGCTGCGCTCGCCGCAAAATCGCGTCCTTGCCTTTGCCAAGGTGCTCGGCGACGCCGGTATCGTCACTACGGTAAGAAAGACGCGCGGCGACGATATTGACGCTGCGTGCGGACAGCTTGCCGGAGACGTGAAAGATCGGACGCGCGCTGCAGAGCGGATGGCAAAGCAGCGGACAATCCCAATAAAGCCAGAAGCCTGA
- the pilW gene encoding type IV pilus biogenesis/stability protein PilW, whose product MAGFVERGRHLGRRVLITCGAVLFATVFQGCATSKGPGGTASDTDAELVTPSDEPETRRRARIRLELAANYFENGQTAVALDEVKQALAADPTYADAFNLRGLIFMRVNDFGQAEESFRRSLALKAGDSNVLHNYGWLLCQQKKYPEADQQFLRALANPAYGARAKTLMARGLCHAGAGQFVEAEQSLSKAYELDAANPVVGYHLAALLFRRSDLPRAQFYIRRLNNSQFANSESLWLGIKVERALNDMVAMRQLADQLRRRFPESRELGAYERGAFNE is encoded by the coding sequence ATGGCGGGTTTTGTCGAACGCGGGCGGCACCTGGGTCGCAGGGTACTCATTACGTGTGGTGCTGTTCTGTTTGCCACGGTGTTTCAGGGGTGTGCGACCTCCAAGGGGCCCGGCGGTACTGCCAGCGATACGGATGCTGAACTGGTGACGCCGTCTGATGAGCCCGAGACCCGTCGCCGTGCCCGCATTCGCCTGGAACTGGCGGCCAACTATTTCGAGAACGGCCAGACGGCCGTCGCGTTGGACGAAGTCAAACAGGCCCTGGCGGCCGATCCCACTTACGCCGATGCGTTCAACCTGCGGGGTCTCATATTCATGCGGGTGAACGATTTTGGACAGGCCGAGGAAAGTTTCCGTCGGTCTCTGGCGCTCAAGGCGGGCGACTCGAATGTTCTGCACAACTATGGCTGGCTGCTTTGCCAGCAAAAGAAATACCCGGAGGCTGACCAGCAGTTTCTGCGTGCGCTGGCTAACCCCGCCTACGGAGCTCGAGCCAAAACGTTGATGGCCCGAGGGCTTTGCCATGCTGGCGCAGGCCAGTTCGTGGAGGCTGAACAGTCCCTCTCCAAGGCGTACGAGCTGGATGCAGCCAACCCGGTGGTCGGTTATCACTTGGCTGCGTTGCTGTTTCGACGCAGCGATTTGCCTCGCGCGCAGTTCTACATTCGTCGGCTCAACAACAGTCAGTTTGCGAATTCCGAATCACTGTGGCTCGGTATCAAGGTCGAGAGAGCGCTGAACGATATGGTCGCGATGCGGCAACTTGCTGATCAGTTGCGCAGGCGCTTTCCGGAATCGCGTGAACTGGGGGCATATGAGCGTGGGGCTTTCAATGAGTGA
- a CDS encoding helix-turn-helix domain-containing protein codes for MSDVAEQGGVTAGSLLREARQASGLHIAALAVALKVPVSKLEALEADDYAALPDTVFVRALASSVCRTLKLEPGPVLSLLPQSKSPRLSADSAGLNAPVKGTGVRSGGGGSSGTSAPKSVVFLVAVLLIGALVVLYLPSGTRLDALQPTQAPAVPPVLDVPAPLSAPSPATVATAGASEHAPASGVPPAAPAASAARPAVSVAEPVAATASMAVAATSASSATPSANVSGDTLVLRASAESWVQVRDGSGASLLQRKLVAGETVSVGGSMPMTVVVGRADATEVFVRGKPFDLGAVSRENVARFEVK; via the coding sequence ATGAGTGACGTGGCAGAGCAGGGCGGAGTGACCGCAGGATCGCTTCTGAGAGAGGCTCGACAGGCGAGTGGTCTGCATATCGCGGCCTTGGCAGTGGCGCTCAAGGTGCCGGTCAGCAAACTTGAAGCGCTCGAAGCGGACGACTATGCGGCCTTGCCGGATACCGTATTTGTAAGGGCCCTCGCCTCCAGTGTGTGTCGTACTCTCAAGCTGGAGCCGGGGCCGGTGCTCTCGCTTCTGCCTCAAAGCAAGAGCCCTCGCCTTTCTGCAGACAGCGCGGGGCTCAATGCACCGGTCAAGGGTACCGGTGTGCGCTCTGGCGGGGGTGGCTCGTCGGGCACGTCTGCTCCCAAGTCAGTAGTGTTTTTGGTAGCGGTCTTGTTGATAGGTGCGCTGGTCGTCCTCTATCTTCCCAGCGGCACGCGTCTGGACGCGCTCCAACCTACCCAGGCTCCGGCGGTTCCACCTGTCTTGGATGTGCCTGCTCCACTCTCGGCCCCGTCACCCGCGACTGTCGCGACGGCCGGTGCGTCGGAGCACGCCCCCGCCTCTGGGGTACCTCCGGCCGCTCCTGCGGCCAGTGCGGCGCGCCCTGCTGTGTCTGTTGCCGAGCCTGTGGCTGCAACCGCCAGCATGGCTGTCGCCGCGACTTCTGCATCCAGTGCGACGCCCTCGGCCAATGTCAGCGGAGACACGCTGGTCCTGCGTGCGAGTGCCGAGTCGTGGGTTCAGGTGCGGGACGGCTCGGGAGCGTCGCTCCTGCAACGCAAACTTGTTGCTGGCGAGACGGTTTCGGTAGGGGGATCAATGCCCATGACAGTGGTAGTGGGTCGTGCCGATGCAACGGAGGTATTCGTTCGTGGCAAGCCCTTTGATCTGGGCGCCGTTTCCCGTGAGAACGTTGCTCGCTTCGAGGTGAAATAG